Proteins encoded within one genomic window of Episyrphus balteatus chromosome 1, idEpiBalt1.1, whole genome shotgun sequence:
- the LOC129905673 gene encoding uncharacterized protein LOC129905673, with amino-acid sequence MDYEEPAAPAKKYCEICEKNVILCQWNEHVKESGHLKLIEGIFSGMEVEGANDKVNKKKCEICEVEVEGDWSKHVRRNRHKRLVAELLSDNFRVVKSCFKGRIETLIYENKEEDNLSPSKFLSEAKEAITEKLEEHLQKLTCIKFNLELFGEFIKLNSEDEMQLSIKSFNTKMKIALSDSELSPAFSDMVDEIETKTQEFQEKDSGWALLRILHVEININQYTPIKGSRYLQLPEFVLRKRACINVRNEDAYCFKWAIISALFSKGKHNLEKTETYRINDITARVLYKNGQRLDFGSLQFPLKLGEISEFERLNPTISINVFGLDEEKKSIVGPYYITNEEKQNHINLLLLKKEELSHYVWIKNVSRLISNQVKNYREKTWFCNMCLLGFRSEAKLTSHKSECCRMVTKMPKEDKASLSFDHPERQMNVPFVIYADFECILEDVAIDSGTNNLIQKHIPCAGGYFIKSNNSNLSKFRSFRGSNCIKDFLDSLVRDCLELFTIKPKPMNQLSEIDLSYQKSCRVCHICNKSLGLDRVADHCHYTGKYNGPAHNSCNLAYKKPKFFPIFLHNFSGYDCHLLIKELALLKGNISIIPLNKEKYISVSKTIYLPDKKSFELRFLDSFRFMPSSLDALAKNLTTNDFKLIRSNFPIEEEFKLLTRKGVFPYDYIKSWASLEEKNLPPQNNFDNKLTGEPCSLDEYSHAKEVWNTFKCQRLLDYMELYLKTDILLLADIFENFRAPGLSWDAMLRTTKINLELIRDIDIYNFIKKGIRGGISQCSHRHTVANNKYMINYDKEKESQYLMYVDANNLYGWAMSSPLPYSTIKWVSDFENIDLMNISDDSEIGYIFEVDLEYPNSLHDLHNDLPFCVQNKKVNNSKFTKLIADLTPKFNYVIHYKTLQQCIANGLKIVRVHRILEFKQSRWLQKYIDLNNQHRTLATSDFEKNFFKLMNNSVFGKTMENVDKRKDVKIVTSWENRKKRLGARALIARPNFHSLTKFTENMVAIQMKRSFQSGKCMTSTTAI; translated from the exons ATGGATTATGAAGAACCTGCTGCCCCAgccaaaaaatattgtgaaatttgtgaaaaaaatgtgatccTATGTCAATGGAACGAGCATGTGAAAGAAAGCGGACATTTGAAACTCATCGAGGGAATTTTTTCGGGGATGGAAGTTGAAGGTGCAAACGATAAGGTGAATAAGAAAAAGTGCGAAATTTGTGAGGTTGAAGTGGAAGGAGACTGGAGTAAGCACGTTCGTCGAAATAGACATAAAAGACTGGTTGCTGAATTACTTTCCGACAACTTTCGTGTTGTCAAGAGCTGTTTCAAGGGAAGAATTGAAACTcttatttatgaaaataagGAAGAGGATAATTTAAGCCCCTCTAAGTTTTTGAGTGAGGCAAAAGAGGCCATTACGGAGAAGCTGGAAGAACATTTGCAGAAGTTAACATGCATCAAGTTCAACCTAGAACTTTTCGGTGAGTTCATAAAGCTCAATTCAGAAGATGAAATGCAGCTGAGCATTAAGTCGTTTAACACTAAAATGAAAATAGCGCTATCAGATTCAGAACTCTCCCCCGCATTTTCTGATATGGTGGATGAAATAGAAACTAAAACTCAGGAGTTCCAGGAAAAAGATAGCGGTTGGGCATTGCTCAGAATATTGCATGTGGAAATCAATATAAATCAATATACACCTATAAAAGGTTCAAGATACTTGCAACTACCAGAATTCGTTTTGAGAAAAAGAGCTTGCATAAATGTACGAAACGAGGATGCATATTGCTTTAAATGGGCAATAATCTCTGCTCTTTTCAGCAAAGGAAAGCACAACCTCGAAAAAACAGAAACATATAGAATAAATGACATCACCGCAAGAGTTCTATATAAAAATGGCCAAAGGCTAGATTTTGGAAGCCTACAGTTCCCCCTTAAACTAGGAGAAATCTCAGAATTCGAAAGGTTAAATCCAACAATCAGTATTAATGTTTTCGGGCtcgatgaagaaaaaaagagtattgtagGACCATACTACATTACAAACGAGGAGAAGCAAAACCATATAAATTTGCTACTTCTAAAAAAAGAAGAGTTATCCCACTACGTTTGGATTAAAAATGTATCAAG ACTTATATCAAATCAAGTGAAAAATTATAGAGAAAAAACTTGGTTTTGCAACATGTGTTTGCTAGGATTTCGATCAGAGGCTAAATTAACTTCACATAAAAGTGAATGCTGTAGGATGGTTACAAAGATGCCCAAAGAAGATAAAGCCTCCTTAAGTTTTGATCATCCTGAAAGGCAAATGAATGTCCCATTCGTCATCTATGCCGATTTCGAATGCATACTGGAGGATGTTGCGATAGATTCAGGTACAAATAATTTAATCCAAAAACATATTCCGTGTGCTGGCggttattttattaaatcaaataaTAGTAATTTAAGTAAATTTAGATCATTTAGAGGTAGTAATtgtattaaagattttttagaTTCTCTAGTAAGGGACTGTTTAGAATTATTTACGATAAAACCCAAACCTATGAATCAACTCTCTGAAATAGATTTAAGCTATCAGAAGAGCTGTCGGGTTTGTCATATTTGCAATAAAAGCTTAGGGTTAGATCGAGTTGCTGATCATTGTCATTACACTGGTAAATATAATGGTCCGGCACATAACTCTTGCAACTTAGCctataaaaaaccaaaattctTCCCGATTTTCTTGCACAATTTCTCGGGCTATGATTGTCATTTGTTAATTAAGGAACTTGCTTTacttaagggtaatatttcaataATTCCccttaataaagaaaaatatatttccgtTTCAAAGACGATCTATTTACCTGATAAAAAGTCGTTTGAATTGAGGTTTTTAGATTCATTTCGATTCATGCCTTCTAGCCTAGATGCATTGGCAAAGAATCTAACAACAAACGACTTCAAATTAATTCGTTCCAACTTTCCAATTGAAGAAGAATTTAAGCTTCTCACTAGGAAAGGAGTATTTCCATATGACTATATAAAGTCATGGGCaagtttagaagaaaaaaatcttcctccacaaaataattttgataataaGTTAACTGGAGAACCTTGCTCATTAGATGAGTATAGTCATGCGAAAGAAGTGTGGAATACTTTTAAATGTCAACGCCTTTTAGACTATATGGAGTTATATTTAAAAACCGATATTCTGCTATTAgcagatatttttgaaaatttcaggg CCCCGGGATTATCTTGGGACGCGATGTTaagaacaacaaaaatcaaTCTTGAGCTAATTCGAGATATTGACATATATAACTTCATAAAAAAGGGGATAAGAGGAGGCATATCTCAATGTTCCCATCGACATACTGTTGCTAACAACAAATATATGATCAACTATGACAAGGAAAAAGAATCGCAATATTTGATGTATGTTGATGcaaacaatttgtatggttGGGCTATGTCATCTCCTCTTCCATATTCTACGATTAAATGGGTAagtgattttgaaaatattgatctaATGAATATTTCAGATGACTCTGAAATAGGATATATTTTCGAAGTTGACTTGGAATATCCTAATTCTTTGCATGATTTGCATAATGATTTACCATTTTGCGTGCAAAACAAAAAGGTTAATAATTCCAAGTTTACTAAACTTATTGCAGATTTAACTCCGAAATTCAATTATGTCATTCATTATAAAACCCTTCAGCAATGCATTGCTAATGGGTTGAAAATTGTTCGTGTGCATAGGATTTTAGAATTCAAACAGTCTCGTTGGCTTCAAAAGTACATAGACTTGAATAATCAGCATAGAACTCTTGCCACCAgtgatttcgagaaaaattttttcaaattaatgaaTAATAGTGTTTTCGGAAAAACAATGGAAAATGTAGACAAACGAAAAGATGTTAAAATTGTGACTTCTTGGGAAAACCGTAAAAAGCGTCTTGGAGCTAGAGCTCTGATAGCAAGGCCGAATTTCCATAGTTTGACCAAATTTACAGAAAACATGGTAGCCATTCAAATGAAGAGA AGTTTTCAAAGTGGAAAATGTATGACTTCCACTACAGCTATATGA
- the LOC129907708 gene encoding uncharacterized protein LOC129907708: protein MNFKEELLEVEAAVNFKPCKKVVELKRNEKYSIKKLKRCTTKYGDRIVADLGEFQIFLPMRYNKLSEAAVSEVNQGYFTLECLHPLGQTFKLIIEENVNQNKIK from the exons ATGAATTTCAAAGAAGAACTTTTAGAAGTTGAAGCTGCGGTTAATTTCAAGCCTTGTAAGAAGGTTGTGGAACTTAAACGTAATGAAAAGTATTCCATCAAAAAACTGAAACGTTGTACAACTAAATATGGTGACAGAATTGTGGCTGATTTAGGTGAATTTCAG ATTTTCTTACCAATGCGCTATAATAAATTGTCAGAAGCCGCTGTATCGGAAGTAAATCAGGGATATTTCACTCTTGAGTGCTTACATCCATTGGGGcaaacatttaaattaattatagaagaaaatgtaaatcaaaataaaataaaataa